Proteins from a single region of Aureibacter tunicatorum:
- the porQ gene encoding type IX secretion system protein PorQ, giving the protein MRIFNFPALISTLAFLTIMASLESYGQSLGGNSFDFLNVPSNATSAALGGVNITKGGNNIDFVQNNPSSLNDEMLKRPSINMGFLPGKMTLTNLAYGFEEKHTGLWAVGMTYINYGKIDAYDPNGTYMGEESARDYVFSISKSHQIRHFRLGASIKFVGSNLAGYSSSGLAFDLGGQFVHPDKDLVVGLMIKNAGFVLSQYTESSDLSMALDVQAGFAYKPEHMPFRFTMTIYNLTNTNDLYNPENETGGASEERNVGAFDQVFSHVVIGGELLISKPFKILLGYNHKIKSELRHLEAPRMSGFAFGFNLDVRAFHFAYGHGFYNVAGGTNYVSLSLNMNRVFKKNN; this is encoded by the coding sequence ATGCGAATATTTAACTTTCCAGCTTTGATTTCCACATTAGCTTTCTTGACCATCATGGCAAGTTTGGAGTCCTATGGCCAATCTTTGGGAGGAAATTCGTTTGATTTTCTAAATGTTCCTTCAAATGCGACAAGCGCCGCATTGGGAGGTGTTAATATCACCAAAGGAGGCAACAATATTGATTTCGTTCAGAATAACCCTTCTTCATTAAATGATGAAATGTTGAAAAGGCCATCAATAAATATGGGGTTTTTGCCTGGGAAAATGACCTTGACAAACTTGGCTTATGGTTTTGAAGAAAAACACACAGGTTTGTGGGCTGTTGGAATGACATATATTAATTATGGAAAAATCGACGCTTACGATCCTAATGGCACTTATATGGGAGAGGAAAGCGCTAGGGATTATGTGTTTTCAATAAGCAAAAGTCATCAAATTAGGCATTTTAGACTGGGAGCGTCCATCAAGTTTGTTGGTTCTAACTTAGCGGGTTATTCATCTAGTGGCTTGGCTTTTGATCTGGGCGGACAATTTGTGCATCCGGACAAGGATTTGGTGGTTGGGTTGATGATTAAAAACGCAGGGTTCGTTTTAAGTCAATATACAGAGTCAAGCGATTTGTCCATGGCATTGGATGTGCAAGCTGGTTTTGCTTACAAGCCTGAGCATATGCCTTTTCGATTTACCATGACGATATATAATCTCACAAATACAAATGATCTGTATAATCCGGAAAATGAAACAGGCGGAGCTTCTGAGGAAAGAAACGTAGGAGCTTTTGATCAGGTGTTTAGCCATGTTGTAATTGGGGGAGAACTTTTGATTAGCAAACCATTCAAAATCTTATTGGGATACAATCATAAGATCAAATCTGAGCTTAGACATCTTGAAGCTCCGAGAATGTCTGGATTTGCTTTCGGATTTAACTTAGATGTGAGAGCATTTCATTTTGCTTATGGTCATGGATTTTACAATGTCGCAGGCGGAACAAATTATGTCAGTTTATCGTTGAACATGAATCGAGTTTTTAAGAAAAATAACTAA
- a CDS encoding ferritin-like protein produces the protein MELGEIKSKEDLFNYLEVAIQLEHATIPPYMTALYSIIPECNQEAYNLIRVVLVEEMLHLTLSANILNAIGGKVNLTKKGFCPEYPTYLPSGETDFKVGLEKFSIDAVETFLDIERPSEPHKEEGELPGLIKNILNRHSKCVLPIYKDKDGEEKHFYSIGDFYSAIADGLEKVAEKIGEEELFNGDPTYQVTPEYYYSGGGDIIPIHNLEDAKNAIRLISEQGEGHNGTIYEREGELSHYYRFEQLKLGRYYHPGDKPGHPSGEKLDIDWNAVYPILSNAKSEDYPNNTSVYDANTDFNFTYKNFLKKLNTAFSGEPSYLLKAVGEMFEIKFKAYQLMRNPIPKNTHLNAAPTFELYTDEVLNFNLTTAEENGK, from the coding sequence ATGGAATTAGGTGAAATAAAATCCAAAGAAGATCTATTTAACTATCTGGAAGTAGCTATTCAACTCGAACATGCGACCATCCCTCCTTACATGACCGCTTTGTATTCTATTATACCAGAATGCAACCAAGAAGCTTATAATTTGATTCGGGTGGTTTTAGTGGAGGAAATGCTACACTTAACACTATCAGCTAATATTCTCAATGCCATAGGAGGCAAAGTCAACCTCACAAAAAAAGGATTCTGTCCTGAATACCCTACATATCTGCCAAGTGGAGAAACCGATTTCAAAGTAGGTCTGGAAAAATTTTCCATTGATGCTGTTGAGACATTTCTTGATATCGAAAGACCTTCAGAGCCACATAAAGAAGAAGGGGAACTACCCGGCTTAATTAAAAACATCTTAAACAGGCATTCAAAATGCGTTCTCCCGATTTACAAGGACAAAGATGGAGAGGAAAAACACTTCTATAGCATAGGAGACTTTTATTCCGCTATTGCAGATGGCTTGGAAAAAGTCGCTGAAAAAATCGGAGAAGAGGAATTATTCAATGGCGACCCGACTTATCAAGTTACTCCTGAATATTACTATTCTGGTGGTGGAGACATCATACCCATACACAACTTAGAAGATGCAAAAAATGCGATTCGATTGATTTCTGAACAAGGAGAAGGCCATAATGGAACGATCTACGAAAGAGAAGGCGAGCTATCGCACTATTACAGATTCGAACAACTCAAACTGGGAAGGTACTATCATCCGGGAGACAAACCAGGCCATCCTTCAGGTGAAAAATTAGATATTGATTGGAACGCTGTATACCCAATACTCTCTAATGCGAAATCTGAAGACTATCCTAACAATACTTCTGTTTATGATGCGAATACAGATTTTAACTTCACTTATAAAAATTTTCTTAAGAAGCTGAATACCGCATTCTCCGGCGAGCCTAGTTACTTGCTCAAGGCTGTTGGGGAAATGTTCGAAATTAAATTCAAAGCGTATCAGCTGATGAGAAATCCTATTCCCAAAAACACTCATCTTAACGCTGCTCCTACTTTTGAGCTTTACACTGATGAAGTCCTCAATTTCAACTTAACTACCGCAGAAGAAAATGGAAAATAA
- a CDS encoding VCBS repeat-containing protein, which translates to MENNKYNELSYLNDKSVKTPFFEKVTLADHQKDGYWIEAIDINGNGKLDIVTSGLAEGEVVWYENPTWKKHTIAKFPLPVAIDYGDINGNGRNDIVISHNYGNCMFWCRPEDGKISWLENPGDFSDPEKLWNKHFISDLMAAHRLQLGHFTQNEKLELLALPVVGCRPFGEGVHEPVSVTLFDRPDDVQNAPEWKGRLINNSDFRIIHGVVRNKFGGYSGSQNESVLLASEEGISWFFFDEKEKDWKIIPFGEGDQSGQAPGFKGCGNVAYGKVGDDPYAYIATIDPFHGNMVTVYTRESGSDLTDKPWKRHILDIFGEFDPEKQGPGHHVVTGDFDGDGDDEFLVALRGPMPYQGVYYYKAIDVEKGLFERWRVSTSSAARITVGDFNGDGRLDFATTGYYTPGYYLCDNSQVNIFHNSFADIK; encoded by the coding sequence ATGGAAAATAATAAATACAATGAACTTTCATATTTAAATGACAAGTCTGTAAAAACTCCTTTTTTCGAAAAAGTCACATTAGCCGATCACCAAAAAGACGGCTATTGGATAGAAGCCATTGACATCAATGGCAATGGAAAATTAGACATTGTCACTTCGGGATTGGCTGAAGGAGAAGTTGTCTGGTATGAAAACCCAACATGGAAAAAACATACAATCGCTAAATTCCCACTTCCTGTGGCCATAGATTATGGCGATATTAATGGTAATGGCAGAAATGACATTGTAATATCTCACAATTATGGAAACTGCATGTTTTGGTGCAGACCTGAAGACGGAAAGATTTCTTGGTTAGAGAACCCAGGAGATTTTTCTGACCCTGAAAAACTCTGGAACAAACATTTTATCAGTGACTTAATGGCTGCCCATCGATTACAACTAGGCCATTTCACTCAAAATGAAAAACTGGAACTATTGGCATTGCCAGTTGTTGGTTGTCGTCCGTTTGGAGAAGGAGTTCACGAACCTGTATCAGTCACTCTTTTCGATAGACCTGATGATGTGCAAAATGCTCCTGAATGGAAAGGTAGGCTTATCAACAATAGCGATTTTAGAATAATACACGGAGTTGTCAGAAACAAATTCGGTGGGTACTCTGGTTCTCAAAACGAATCAGTGTTGCTAGCCAGCGAAGAAGGCATTAGTTGGTTCTTTTTCGATGAAAAGGAAAAAGATTGGAAAATCATTCCTTTCGGTGAGGGTGATCAATCAGGCCAAGCTCCCGGCTTCAAAGGTTGTGGTAATGTAGCTTATGGCAAAGTTGGTGACGATCCATACGCCTATATCGCAACAATAGACCCTTTTCATGGCAATATGGTAACCGTTTATACACGTGAATCGGGTAGTGATCTAACGGATAAACCATGGAAACGCCATATTCTCGACATTTTTGGAGAATTCGATCCCGAAAAACAAGGCCCAGGACATCATGTCGTTACAGGCGATTTTGACGGTGATGGTGATGATGAATTTCTAGTAGCATTGCGAGGTCCAATGCCATATCAAGGTGTTTATTATTACAAAGCTATAGACGTTGAAAAAGGACTTTTCGAAAGATGGAGAGTTTCCACTTCATCCGCAGCAAGAATAACCGTTGGAGATTTCAATGGAGATGGCAGATTAGATTTTGCTACTACGGGATACTATACGCCGGGGTATTATTTATGCGACAATTCCCAAGTCAATATTTTTCATAATTCATTCGCTGATATCAAATGA
- a CDS encoding GMC family oxidoreductase: MDNIHGGLSRTIDPKTAAETFYDAVIVGSGVSGSIVAKELSKQGFKVLIMEAGPGKDFSLEGYFEFRKNFFTNPSKDNNSPFLPNPNAPMPRSTDVNSLRPGEPNTNSYLVQNGPFVSDSSYSRVVGGTTMHFESKTPRMLPDDFKTRTLFGRGLDWPISYDELKPYYRKAENEMGVSGDVESQKFDYINPETGELERKPLYDEEYVYPMKAMPATYLDKCVSKHIDGTEVDIRGEKRSIQIRSFPQGRNGIPNEKYKKFNNGKIFVPQGAVSHHQAETGERCQGNTNCTPLCPVQAKYDARKTLAEALKNHSENEFLTDLLVHAVASKVVIDKDNGRVKEIDCKIYEDINSNGYETIKIKGKVFIIAANAIESARLMLASGLQCSNGLIGRNLMDHPFLLNWALLNENAGTYRGTICTSGISDLRSGHFRKHQAAFAMDIHNDGWGWATGAPYTNLIDIVENQNKFGKQLREELVKQLSRQLLMATMIELPAQHSNRITIDPNYKDHLDNPRPVLSFNIPDYTLEGASYARDFSKRLFQNLGAEDHTSYSPLNYGYVNYGGEGYELKGGNHLAGTHIMGSSSSNSVVNSKQKSWEHENLYLVGAGSMPSIGTSNTTLTVAALCFMSTESIISDINKYDA; encoded by the coding sequence ATGGACAATATACACGGAGGATTAAGCCGTACAATTGATCCTAAAACAGCAGCTGAAACCTTTTACGATGCAGTAATTGTCGGTTCGGGAGTAAGCGGATCAATTGTCGCTAAAGAGCTTTCAAAACAAGGCTTTAAAGTTTTGATCATGGAAGCAGGGCCTGGCAAAGATTTTTCATTGGAAGGCTATTTCGAATTCAGAAAAAACTTCTTCACCAACCCGTCAAAAGACAACAACTCTCCATTCTTACCTAATCCTAACGCTCCAATGCCCAGAAGCACGGATGTGAACAGCTTAAGGCCAGGAGAGCCTAATACAAACAGCTATCTAGTTCAAAATGGTCCATTCGTAAGCGATTCTTCCTATTCTAGAGTCGTAGGCGGAACAACAATGCACTTTGAGTCTAAAACCCCGAGAATGCTCCCCGATGATTTCAAAACAAGAACACTGTTTGGCAGAGGTTTGGATTGGCCTATTTCATATGATGAGCTTAAGCCCTATTACAGAAAAGCTGAAAATGAAATGGGTGTGTCTGGAGATGTTGAAAGCCAAAAGTTTGACTATATAAATCCAGAAACTGGCGAACTTGAACGTAAACCGCTATATGATGAGGAATACGTCTATCCAATGAAAGCCATGCCAGCAACTTATTTGGACAAATGTGTTTCCAAGCATATCGACGGTACTGAAGTGGATATAAGAGGAGAAAAAAGGTCAATTCAAATTCGAAGCTTTCCACAAGGGCGTAATGGCATTCCAAATGAAAAGTACAAGAAATTCAATAATGGAAAAATCTTCGTTCCTCAGGGAGCGGTAAGTCATCATCAAGCAGAAACCGGAGAAAGGTGTCAAGGCAATACTAATTGCACGCCTTTATGCCCTGTCCAAGCAAAATATGATGCAAGAAAAACGCTTGCAGAAGCGCTTAAAAACCACTCTGAAAATGAGTTTTTGACAGATTTGCTTGTTCATGCCGTAGCCTCTAAAGTTGTAATTGACAAAGACAATGGCAGAGTCAAAGAAATAGACTGCAAGATATATGAAGATATCAATTCCAATGGTTATGAAACCATTAAAATAAAAGGCAAAGTTTTTATCATAGCCGCAAATGCAATCGAATCAGCTAGACTAATGCTAGCATCAGGTCTACAATGCTCAAATGGACTTATCGGCAGAAATCTCATGGATCATCCGTTTCTTCTTAATTGGGCTTTGCTTAACGAAAATGCGGGAACTTATAGAGGCACAATATGCACATCGGGCATTTCCGATCTCAGAAGCGGTCATTTCCGTAAGCATCAAGCCGCTTTTGCTATGGACATCCATAATGATGGCTGGGGTTGGGCTACAGGTGCTCCATACACGAACTTGATAGACATCGTCGAGAATCAAAACAAATTCGGGAAGCAATTAAGAGAAGAATTAGTAAAACAACTATCGCGTCAATTGCTTATGGCCACTATGATCGAATTGCCGGCACAACATAGCAATAGAATAACTATCGACCCTAATTACAAGGACCATCTAGATAATCCTCGCCCCGTCTTGTCTTTTAACATCCCCGACTATACCCTTGAAGGAGCTAGCTATGCAAGAGATTTTTCTAAAAGACTATTCCAAAATTTAGGAGCTGAAGATCATACGTCCTATTCTCCATTAAATTATGGTTATGTTAACTATGGTGGCGAAGGTTACGAACTCAAGGGAGGAAACCACTTGGCCGGCACTCATATAATGGGCAGTTCCTCTTCCAATTCAGTAGTGAACTCAAAGCAAAAGTCTTGGGAACATGAAAACCTTTATCTTGTCGGAGCAGGTAGCATGCCTTCCATTGGAACTTCCAATACAACACTTACAGTTGCAGCCCTATGCTTTATGAGTACTGAAAGCATAATTAGCGACATAAATAAATACGACGCTTAA
- the lon gene encoding endopeptidase La, with translation MTEDNNKIRASVLMNDLDGDESGDIIQLTADVDDDNEVLENENVNELPILPIKNTVLFPGVVIPITVSRAKSVKLVKEVYKDSKLIGVITQKNNQVEDPSLEDLFAVGTVAKIIKMLVLPDGNTTIIIQGKAKFEIEEVKQEDPYLLVKPNILKEEDLEDHQEVDVLVSSLKESANKIFKLNPDIPQEAQIALDNIDSDKFLIHFLSSNLNVEAIQKQELLEKENLLDRATTLLEFMLKEIQMLEIKQEIHSKVHSDIDAQQRDYFLRQQMKVLQDELGQEGPDGELKDIKKKGKGKKWPKAVADHFKKECDKLSRLNPSAPEYPVQLGYLELMTDLPWSEYSEDNFDLKNAQEVLNKEHYGLDKVKDRIIEYLAVLKLKKDLKGPILCLYGPPGVGKTSLGKSIAKALGRKYVRMSLGGVHDESEVRGHRKTYIGAMPGKIIQNIKKAKTSNPVFVLDEIDKLSSDFRGDPSSALLEVLDPEQNFAFGDNYLEVEYDLSKVLFIATANSLDTIQPALRDRMEIIEINGYTLEEKGEIAKRHLLPKQIKEHGLTSSEIAFNKTAFTKLIDDYTRESGVRNLERKIGSVVRNVAKSVALEEEYDKTITPERVVEILGPEMFDKEIYQDNKTAGVVTGLAWTQVGGEILFIEASLSRGKGKLTLSGQLGDVMKESAITALSYLRSHSDDLGIDYRIFDTYDLHVHVPAGAVPKDGPSAGITMLTALASVFTQRKVKSKLAMTGEITLRGRVLPVGGIKEKILAAKRAGIKEIILSNKNEKDISEIDAKYLKGLNINYVSDVSEVLSLALLKEKVKNPIKFILE, from the coding sequence ATGACAGAAGATAATAATAAAATACGAGCATCAGTGTTGATGAATGATCTGGATGGTGACGAATCCGGAGATATCATTCAATTGACTGCTGATGTGGATGATGATAATGAAGTGCTGGAGAATGAGAATGTAAATGAATTGCCAATATTGCCGATAAAAAATACGGTTTTGTTTCCTGGAGTAGTGATTCCAATCACTGTATCAAGAGCTAAATCTGTGAAATTGGTCAAAGAAGTTTACAAGGATTCGAAGTTGATAGGTGTTATCACTCAAAAGAATAATCAAGTCGAGGATCCGTCTTTGGAGGATTTGTTTGCTGTTGGAACAGTAGCCAAGATCATAAAGATGTTGGTGCTTCCAGATGGTAATACGACAATTATTATCCAAGGCAAAGCAAAGTTTGAGATCGAAGAAGTTAAGCAAGAAGATCCTTATCTTTTGGTGAAACCGAATATTCTGAAAGAGGAAGATTTGGAAGATCATCAAGAAGTTGATGTCTTGGTTAGCTCGTTGAAAGAGTCTGCGAACAAGATCTTCAAATTGAATCCAGATATCCCTCAGGAGGCTCAAATAGCGCTTGATAATATAGACAGCGACAAATTTTTGATTCATTTTTTGTCTTCTAATTTAAATGTGGAGGCAATCCAGAAGCAAGAGCTTTTGGAAAAGGAGAATTTGTTGGATAGAGCCACTACTTTGTTGGAGTTTATGCTTAAGGAAATCCAGATGTTGGAAATCAAGCAGGAGATTCACAGCAAAGTCCATTCTGATATTGACGCGCAACAGCGCGACTACTTTCTTCGTCAGCAGATGAAAGTTCTTCAAGATGAATTAGGGCAAGAAGGTCCTGATGGCGAATTAAAGGATATCAAGAAAAAAGGCAAGGGCAAGAAATGGCCAAAAGCAGTTGCTGACCATTTTAAGAAAGAATGCGACAAGCTATCTCGACTTAATCCGTCAGCGCCTGAATATCCTGTTCAATTAGGTTATCTTGAGTTGATGACAGATCTTCCATGGTCTGAGTATTCCGAGGATAACTTTGACTTGAAAAATGCTCAAGAGGTGCTTAATAAAGAGCACTATGGACTTGACAAGGTTAAGGATAGAATTATTGAGTATTTGGCTGTATTGAAGCTTAAAAAAGATCTGAAAGGACCTATTTTATGCCTTTATGGACCTCCGGGAGTTGGTAAAACTTCATTGGGTAAGTCTATTGCTAAAGCCTTGGGACGTAAATATGTAAGAATGTCATTGGGAGGAGTTCATGACGAATCTGAAGTTAGAGGACATAGAAAGACATATATAGGCGCGATGCCGGGTAAAATCATCCAAAATATCAAAAAAGCAAAGACGTCTAATCCTGTTTTTGTTTTGGATGAGATAGATAAGCTAAGTTCTGACTTTAGAGGAGATCCATCTTCCGCTTTGTTGGAAGTTCTTGACCCGGAGCAAAACTTTGCTTTTGGCGATAATTACTTAGAAGTGGAATATGATTTGTCTAAAGTTCTTTTCATTGCGACTGCCAATTCTTTGGATACTATCCAACCTGCATTGAGGGATAGAATGGAAATCATAGAGATCAATGGTTATACGCTTGAGGAAAAAGGAGAAATTGCTAAAAGACACCTATTGCCTAAGCAGATCAAAGAGCATGGTTTGACAAGCAGTGAAATCGCTTTCAATAAAACTGCGTTTACCAAGTTAATTGATGATTATACTCGAGAGTCGGGTGTGAGGAATTTGGAGAGGAAGATTGGAAGTGTCGTTAGAAATGTAGCCAAATCTGTGGCATTGGAAGAAGAGTATGATAAAACGATAACTCCAGAGAGAGTTGTTGAGATTCTCGGGCCGGAGATGTTTGATAAAGAGATTTATCAAGATAATAAAACGGCAGGTGTTGTGACAGGGTTGGCTTGGACTCAAGTTGGTGGTGAAATATTGTTCATTGAAGCAAGTTTAAGCAGAGGAAAAGGAAAGCTGACACTATCAGGACAATTAGGTGATGTCATGAAAGAATCGGCAATCACTGCGCTTTCATATTTGAGGTCTCATAGCGATGACTTGGGGATCGATTATCGAATTTTCGATACTTACGACCTGCATGTTCACGTGCCTGCGGGAGCTGTGCCTAAGGATGGACCTTCTGCCGGTATCACTATGCTTACGGCTTTAGCTTCAGTATTTACTCAGCGTAAAGTCAAGTCGAAACTAGCTATGACTGGTGAGATAACATTGCGTGGTCGAGTACTTCCTGTTGGAGGTATTAAGGAAAAAATATTAGCTGCAAAACGAGCTGGAATTAAGGAAATCATTTTGTCTAATAAGAATGAGAAAGACATTTCAGAAATCGATGCTAAATATTTGAAAGGCCTAAATATCAATTATGTAAGCGATGTGAGCGAAGTGTTGTCATTGGCTTTATTGAAAGAAAAAGTGAAGAATCCAATCAAATTTATTTTAGAGTAA
- a CDS encoding OmpA family protein, with protein sequence MNKTKCHLLFTLIIILFACLIHSPATAKNKHIENTQQQRYTSRPISKLLTFPYLQERSYYYNKKRLSKIEELFDKKDWEALYPKLYDYILEFGVENFYKDSHWLWRFAQLTEQFYSPQDAKDIYRLILKHHRNDLDLKPLIIEFDSLSQTEISQYVDLEYYYELVEFRKHIDTLRPPMGIRQNMGHYINSRKSEYGPSLNADNDIFIFTSKRNKKRVGMDEIVNEDIFYSRKFGDDWEEAHMLEGVNTLYNEGSACLSKDKQTLYFSRCDSPDGYGNCDLYVAKLQDDGSWGEIKNLGPNINSIAWDSQPSLSITEDTLFFASDRIGGFGMSDIYYSIKTPKGWSKAVNLGPVINTRNSEVSPFFHHKHNVLYFSSNGHYLNFGQFDIYKSRRLTNDLWDEPRNIGPLVNSQESEYYFTIDIDSKYIFYSKSIDQNNDNLDLYSFPLPMGAHPESYTQFSGRVTDDETGEAMSGIVSVIDLDEGVEVAPKFLDNEGRFSFDLIDKRNYLLIIQGEDFFRIEKIFNLDGDTEINEKTSSISRKIKFESIEFENGEANLTGSMYNDLQNIANFMLDHPTFKLKISGHTDSDGNEAFNLKLSQERADNIKDYLVSFGLINEKRIESKGHGSSKPIVNETSEENKKMNRRVEFEIYHPTGEELEEINNILPEENLEDW encoded by the coding sequence ATGAATAAGACGAAATGTCATCTGCTTTTTACTCTGATAATTATCCTGTTTGCATGCCTCATTCACAGCCCTGCAACAGCTAAAAATAAACATATTGAAAACACCCAACAACAACGATATACTAGCCGTCCGATATCCAAACTCTTAACCTTTCCTTACTTACAAGAAAGGTCATATTACTACAATAAAAAGAGGTTAAGCAAGATCGAAGAATTGTTTGATAAAAAAGATTGGGAAGCATTATACCCTAAGCTGTATGACTATATTCTAGAATTTGGAGTTGAGAATTTCTACAAAGATTCACATTGGCTTTGGAGATTTGCCCAATTAACTGAGCAGTTTTATTCTCCACAAGACGCTAAAGACATATACCGTCTAATTCTAAAACATCATCGCAATGACCTTGACCTCAAGCCCCTCATCATTGAATTTGATTCTTTATCGCAAACTGAAATCAGCCAATATGTAGACCTTGAATATTATTATGAACTAGTTGAGTTTAGAAAGCACATTGACACGCTCAGGCCTCCTATGGGGATAAGGCAAAACATGGGGCATTATATCAATTCAAGAAAATCTGAATATGGACCATCGTTAAACGCTGATAATGACATCTTTATATTCACTTCAAAAAGAAACAAAAAAAGAGTTGGAATGGATGAAATTGTCAATGAAGACATTTTTTATTCCAGGAAATTCGGGGACGACTGGGAGGAAGCGCACATGCTTGAGGGCGTCAACACACTATACAATGAAGGCTCTGCTTGCTTAAGCAAAGACAAGCAAACACTTTACTTTTCAAGATGCGACTCTCCAGACGGATATGGCAATTGTGATTTATATGTAGCTAAGTTGCAAGACGATGGTTCTTGGGGAGAAATAAAAAATTTGGGTCCAAATATAAATAGCATCGCTTGGGATTCTCAACCTTCATTATCAATTACAGAAGACACATTGTTCTTTGCTTCTGACAGAATTGGAGGATTTGGAATGAGTGATATTTACTACAGTATTAAGACGCCTAAAGGCTGGTCAAAAGCCGTCAACCTAGGCCCTGTAATCAATACGAGAAACAGTGAAGTTAGCCCATTTTTTCACCATAAGCATAACGTTTTATACTTCAGTTCGAATGGACATTATTTAAATTTCGGACAATTTGACATATACAAATCAAGGAGGCTGACAAACGACCTTTGGGATGAACCAAGAAATATCGGTCCCCTTGTCAACAGCCAAGAAAGCGAGTATTACTTCACCATTGATATTGACTCGAAATATATCTTTTACTCCAAATCAATCGATCAAAACAACGACAATCTGGACCTTTATTCTTTCCCATTGCCAATGGGAGCACATCCTGAGTCATACACTCAATTCTCAGGAAGAGTCACAGACGATGAGACAGGCGAAGCGATGAGCGGAATTGTCTCAGTAATCGATTTGGATGAAGGTGTTGAAGTCGCACCCAAATTTCTAGACAATGAAGGCAGATTCAGCTTCGACCTTATTGACAAAAGAAATTATCTTTTGATCATCCAAGGCGAAGACTTTTTCAGAATTGAGAAAATCTTCAACCTCGATGGAGATACAGAAATCAATGAAAAAACAAGTTCTATTTCCCGCAAAATTAAATTTGAATCCATTGAATTTGAAAATGGAGAAGCCAACTTAACTGGTTCCATGTACAATGACCTTCAAAATATTGCGAACTTTATGCTCGACCATCCAACCTTCAAACTAAAAATCTCCGGACATACTGACTCTGATGGAAATGAAGCCTTCAACCTGAAACTATCTCAAGAACGAGCTGACAATATTAAAGACTATTTGGTTAGTTTTGGTTTAATCAATGAAAAGAGAATTGAATCCAAAGGCCACGGAAGCTCTAAACCTATAGTAAATGAAACTTCCGAAGAAAACAAAAAAATGAACCGAAGAGTCGAGTTTGAAATTTACCATCCTACAGGAGAGGAACTTGAAGAAATCAACAACATACTGCCTGAAGAAAATTTAGAAGATTGGTAA